One window of the Actinomyces procaprae genome contains the following:
- a CDS encoding D-alanine--D-alanine ligase family protein — protein MAAHNATDAVSSGENAESSSVLPPPAALPGSDSPVGSSGTRKPRVAVVFGGRSGEHAVSCATAAGVLDAIDRDRYDVVPIGITRQGQWVLVDDDPDALRLSDDRPPVEITADGLGRGELAMRLGGGNLTAITPAGPEVLGAVDVVLPLLHGPYGEDGTIQGMLEMLGLPYAGCGVLASAAGMDKQITKVLLRAAGIPTAPHVLVEPHRWRRDKAAILAECAQLAQPLFVKPARAGSSLGISRVEDLAELDAAIEAAREVDPKVLVESGIVGREIEVAVLAGHGDDAPRVAEPGEIVMDAANGAGEFYDYETKYLAHDAVAMVCPARITPAERELLMRRAAEAFIAIGGEGLTRVDFFLTPGGEAIVNEVNTMPGFTPFSMYPYMWQVTGLPYRDLVTELIELALERPTDVNR, from the coding sequence ATGGCCGCTCACAACGCAACAGACGCAGTCAGCTCCGGTGAGAACGCGGAATCCAGTTCTGTGCTCCCCCCACCGGCTGCTTTGCCGGGCTCGGACTCGCCTGTCGGCAGTAGCGGCACGCGCAAGCCGCGCGTCGCCGTCGTCTTTGGGGGCCGCAGCGGCGAGCACGCGGTCTCCTGCGCCACCGCCGCAGGCGTGCTGGACGCCATTGACAGGGACCGCTACGACGTCGTGCCCATCGGCATCACCCGTCAGGGCCAGTGGGTGCTGGTGGACGATGATCCCGATGCCCTGCGCCTGAGCGATGACCGCCCGCCGGTGGAGATCACCGCCGACGGGCTCGGCCGCGGAGAGCTGGCCATGCGCCTGGGCGGCGGAAACCTGACTGCGATCACCCCCGCCGGCCCCGAGGTTCTCGGCGCCGTCGACGTCGTCCTGCCGCTGCTGCACGGCCCCTACGGGGAGGACGGCACCATCCAGGGCATGCTGGAGATGCTGGGTCTGCCGTATGCGGGCTGCGGCGTGCTCGCCTCCGCCGCCGGCATGGACAAGCAAATCACCAAGGTGCTGCTGCGGGCGGCGGGCATCCCCACCGCCCCGCATGTGCTCGTCGAGCCGCACCGTTGGCGCCGTGACAAGGCCGCCATCCTCGCCGAGTGCGCGCAGCTCGCCCAGCCCCTGTTCGTCAAGCCCGCTCGCGCCGGCTCCTCCCTGGGTATCAGCCGGGTGGAGGACCTGGCCGAGCTCGATGCGGCGATCGAGGCGGCCCGCGAGGTGGACCCGAAGGTGCTGGTCGAGTCCGGCATCGTCGGCCGCGAGATCGAGGTCGCCGTCCTCGCCGGCCACGGCGACGACGCCCCGCGCGTGGCCGAGCCCGGCGAGATCGTCATGGACGCCGCCAACGGCGCCGGCGAGTTCTACGACTACGAGACCAAGTACCTGGCCCACGACGCCGTCGCCATGGTCTGCCCCGCCCGCATCACCCCGGCCGAACGCGAACTGCTCATGCGTCGGGCCGCGGAGGCCTTCATCGCCATCGGTGGGGAGGGCCTGACTCGCGTCGACTTCTTCCTCACCCCGGGTGGGGAGGCGATCGTGAACGAGGTCAACACCATGCCCGGCTTCACGCCCTTCTCCATGTACCCCTACATGTGGCAGGTGACCGGGCTGCCCTATCGCGACCTCGTCACCGAGCTGATTGAGCTGGCGCTTGAGCGCCCCACGGATGTCAACCGCTGA
- a CDS encoding thiamine-phosphate kinase, which translates to MSTAEVDDAGAPSDLSGAGADGCDAAVAVDSDDVRGASTTVADLGEEALLAAFTPLLPQAARVLVPSGDDSAVVAAPDGRYCVSTDVLVQGEHFRTDWSTARDVGARAAAQNLADIAAMGAAPTALVVSLVLPRTTPVRWVRDLARGFADACAGTGAGVVGGDLSVGDRVVIAVTVHGDLDGRRPVLRSGACPGDLVVHCGTLGRSAAGLALLQAGLDDRSDGWDDAVAAAHAGARDDAGGDGVKIDDGGAAAAAQCLRIYRAPSPPLTAGPALADAGANAMLDVSDGLLRDADRIARASGVVVEIADPDAHPETGLTHDLAALVPVAGLLRPDAVAARDLARAWVLTGGEDHGLLAAVPPSAVGRLPEGARVIGAVRARRAGESAGVLVGGRVPERLGWDHFMA; encoded by the coding sequence ATGTCAACCGCTGAGGTCGACGACGCCGGGGCGCCCTCGGACCTCAGCGGCGCCGGAGCCGACGGTTGCGACGCCGCTGTCGCCGTCGACTCCGACGACGTGCGTGGTGCGTCAACCACCGTTGCCGACCTTGGGGAGGAGGCGCTGCTGGCCGCCTTCACCCCGCTGCTTCCGCAGGCGGCCCGTGTGCTGGTGCCCAGCGGGGACGACAGTGCCGTAGTCGCCGCCCCGGACGGGCGCTACTGCGTGAGCACCGACGTGCTCGTCCAGGGTGAGCACTTTCGTACCGACTGGTCCACCGCCCGCGACGTCGGGGCGCGTGCCGCCGCTCAGAACCTCGCCGACATTGCCGCCATGGGGGCTGCGCCGACGGCGCTGGTGGTGAGCCTGGTGCTGCCGCGCACCACCCCGGTGCGCTGGGTGCGGGACCTGGCTCGCGGCTTTGCCGACGCGTGTGCGGGCACGGGTGCGGGCGTGGTCGGCGGTGATCTGAGTGTCGGTGACCGGGTGGTCATCGCCGTCACCGTCCACGGCGACCTGGATGGCCGCCGTCCCGTGCTCCGTTCGGGAGCCTGCCCCGGCGACCTCGTAGTCCACTGCGGCACGCTGGGGCGCTCGGCCGCCGGGCTCGCACTGCTGCAGGCCGGCCTGGATGACCGCTCGGACGGGTGGGATGACGCCGTCGCTGCCGCACACGCCGGTGCGCGGGACGACGCGGGCGGAGATGGTGTGAAGATCGACGACGGCGGTGCCGCGGCCGCCGCGCAATGCCTGCGCATCTACCGGGCGCCGAGCCCGCCGCTGACAGCCGGCCCGGCCCTGGCCGACGCCGGAGCCAACGCCATGCTGGACGTGTCCGACGGGCTGCTGCGCGACGCGGACCGGATCGCCCGGGCCAGCGGCGTCGTCGTCGAGATCGCCGACCCGGACGCCCACCCGGAGACCGGGCTGACGCATGACCTCGCCGCGTTGGTGCCGGTCGCCGGCTTGCTTCGCCCCGACGCCGTGGCCGCGCGTGACCTGGCGCGGGCCTGGGTGCTGACCGGGGGAGAGGACCATGGCCTGCTGGCCGCTGTTCCGCCGTCGGCGGTCGGGCGGCTGCCGGAGGGGGCCCGCGTGATCGGAGCCGTGCGCGCCAGGCGCGCGGGTGAGTCGGCGGGGGTGCTCGTCGGCGGACGCGTGCCCGAGCGCCTCGGCTGGGACCACTTCATGGCATAG
- the rpmB gene encoding 50S ribosomal protein L28: MAAVCDVCGKGPVFGKSVSHSHVRTSRRWNPNIQRVRALVNGTPKRLNVCTSCLKAGKVTRNI; this comes from the coding sequence GTGGCTGCTGTGTGCGACGTCTGCGGCAAGGGCCCCGTCTTCGGCAAGAGCGTCTCGCACTCCCATGTGCGGACCAGCCGCCGGTGGAACCCGAACATTCAGCGTGTACGTGCTCTCGTGAATGGCACCCCCAAGCGCCTCAACGTGTGCACGTCCTGCCTCAAGGCCGGCAAGGTGACGCGCAACATCTGA
- a CDS encoding DAK2 domain-containing protein, which produces MADRTGAPAMAITAPLLRAWLEAARTVAESTRELVDSLNVFPVPDADTGTNVLLTVRSACDALALLPAGGDLAQAARAAADGAVRGARGNSGLLISQVLASLADVCAQAPDPDALRPVELVHAYERIAAATWSAVSRPVSGTLLTVAQDAADNARSALEEATAAAPATISAVAASAAFGAQESVVETAGLGHGAVDAGGAALMLMYTCLSDIINTAGAATGMPRPAPAPISRLPYTLVARQMLDDLVAGATHGGSARVSETPFSTGEFEVMYLLEATAAQAADLRRRLEAIGDSVGVVGTPDALGVGMFQVHVHTDTPRAALPRHGRARQVCIHHLHPTALAVAPVWEADEPPLPTTGPDDGRVVSFERLAARRSRSVPDSPDAEARTESGTARRVGVIACTRAPGLIEQFARTGAVVVLNPERDGIVRAAGDIGAAQAIVLPCDPQAACSAHEAARFLAARSAVSSVRGAGDGEVSRTVPDGVRLLVCDTDDEARVLAAAVAVAGQAGRAELGELATRAGGVAAAVRTTALTGPDAEADAVASALTAALRPDDELVTVILGRDAPPDAGAMAAAAVARYTERHGMFPDAIEVVVHAGSQAAPDVLLAIG; this is translated from the coding sequence GTGGCAGACCGCACAGGCGCCCCGGCGATGGCCATCACCGCACCGCTGCTGCGTGCCTGGCTGGAAGCGGCCAGGACAGTCGCCGAATCCACCCGCGAGCTGGTCGACTCCCTCAACGTCTTCCCCGTGCCGGATGCCGACACCGGCACCAACGTCCTGCTAACCGTCCGCTCCGCCTGTGACGCCCTGGCGCTCCTGCCCGCCGGGGGCGACCTTGCCCAGGCGGCCCGTGCCGCCGCTGACGGCGCCGTCCGCGGTGCCCGCGGCAACTCCGGCCTGCTCATCTCCCAAGTGCTGGCCTCCCTCGCCGACGTATGCGCTCAGGCGCCCGACCCCGACGCGCTGCGCCCCGTCGAGCTGGTGCACGCCTACGAGCGCATCGCCGCCGCCACCTGGAGCGCGGTCTCCCGCCCGGTTTCCGGAACGCTGCTCACCGTTGCCCAAGACGCCGCGGACAACGCCCGCAGCGCTCTGGAGGAGGCCACGGCCGCCGCCCCGGCTACCATCTCCGCCGTCGCCGCATCCGCGGCCTTCGGAGCGCAGGAGAGCGTCGTGGAGACCGCCGGCCTCGGCCACGGCGCTGTCGACGCCGGCGGTGCGGCCCTGATGCTCATGTACACCTGCCTGTCGGACATCATCAACACCGCCGGTGCGGCCACCGGCATGCCACGTCCCGCACCCGCCCCGATCTCGCGGTTGCCATACACCCTGGTGGCAAGGCAGATGCTTGATGACCTGGTCGCGGGCGCCACCCACGGGGGGTCCGCCCGCGTCTCCGAGACGCCCTTCTCCACCGGCGAGTTCGAGGTCATGTACCTGTTGGAGGCGACGGCCGCCCAGGCGGCCGACCTGCGCCGCAGGCTGGAGGCCATCGGCGACTCCGTGGGCGTTGTGGGCACCCCCGACGCGCTCGGCGTGGGCATGTTCCAAGTCCACGTCCACACCGACACGCCCCGCGCCGCGCTGCCCCGGCACGGCCGTGCCCGTCAGGTGTGCATCCACCACCTGCACCCGACGGCGCTCGCCGTCGCCCCGGTCTGGGAGGCCGATGAGCCGCCGCTGCCCACAACCGGGCCCGACGACGGCCGTGTGGTCTCCTTTGAACGGCTCGCCGCACGCCGCAGCCGCTCCGTTCCGGACTCACCCGACGCAGAGGCCCGGACCGAGTCCGGAACTGCGCGTCGCGTAGGTGTCATCGCCTGCACCCGCGCCCCCGGCCTCATTGAGCAGTTCGCGCGTACCGGCGCCGTGGTGGTGCTCAACCCCGAGCGTGACGGCATAGTCCGTGCAGCCGGAGATATTGGAGCCGCCCAGGCGATCGTCCTGCCCTGCGATCCGCAGGCCGCCTGCAGCGCCCACGAGGCCGCACGCTTCCTCGCCGCCCGGTCTGCCGTCTCTTCGGTGCGCGGGGCAGGGGACGGTGAAGTCTCCCGCACCGTCCCCGATGGCGTGCGCCTGCTGGTGTGCGATACCGACGACGAGGCTCGCGTCCTGGCGGCCGCCGTCGCTGTGGCCGGGCAGGCCGGGCGCGCCGAGCTCGGCGAGCTGGCCACCCGTGCGGGGGGCGTCGCCGCGGCCGTACGCACCACCGCCTTGACCGGCCCGGATGCAGAGGCTGACGCCGTCGCATCCGCACTCACCGCGGCGTTGCGTCCTGACGACGAGCTCGTCACGGTCATCCTCGGTCGGGACGCGCCTCCCGACGCCGGCGCCATGGCGGCGGCCGCCGTCGCCCGCTACACCGAGCGCCACGGCATGTTCCCCGATGCCATCGAAGTCGTCGTCCACGCGGGCTCCCAGGCCGCCCCTGACGTCCTGCTCGCCATCGGGTGA
- a CDS encoding ATP-dependent DNA helicase RecG → MNRLLGRTTAAQLAKQGITTPRGLLRLFPRRYDTWGDLTDLRSLKRGEQATIQAQVVRADARRTRGGRPPALLEATVTDGSSTMDLVMFGNPGQMRHQAEQLTPGTTVLLSGKVGLHRGRRQLAVSRIQVLDELDDVEREALLARPMPIYPATEAMPSWLVGRAVRAVLDQIEPDDVPEPLPEQVRAAERLVDAYTAYRWVHAPEEASQWRAARRRLRHEEALVLQAALVQRRVQHAAEHTAVAWPIPGENCLLADLDASLPYTLTAGQRRVGAQIADALNSTTPMQILLQGDVGSGKTLVALRAMAQVVGAGGQAALLAPTEILAAQHRASLEALLGPLARGGMLGGAEHAIRVRLLTGSTPATERRKLLADLAAGEPTIVVGTHALLSQTVQIPFLGLIVVDEQHRFGVAQRDALRERGGVTDPVTGAQRTPHLLVMTATPIPRTIAMTVFGDLDTAVLDESPGGRSPITTSLVPWEREPWVERIWKRAAEEVTAGGRVYVVCPRIDADADAGPEAGAEQDEPDPPVDALLDTDGELVEETRPLAAVVDWAQRLADEPALAGVGIGTLTGRMTAAEKDAAMADFASGRTPVLVCTTVVEVGVDVPEASMMVILDADRFGLSQLHQLRGRVGRGEHKSVCVAVTGVEVGSPAYHRLKAFGDISDGFQLAEADLELRSEGNVLGAAQSGRRSDLDLLRVSRDGALIARAREQAEAIIGADPRLVEHQDLAAAIADRLDEEAGAYLERS, encoded by the coding sequence CTGAACCGGCTCCTGGGGCGGACCACCGCCGCCCAGCTCGCCAAGCAGGGCATTACCACGCCTCGGGGCCTACTGCGCCTGTTCCCGCGCCGCTATGACACCTGGGGAGACCTCACTGACCTGCGGTCACTCAAGCGCGGAGAGCAGGCCACTATCCAGGCGCAGGTGGTGCGCGCGGACGCGCGCCGCACTCGCGGCGGCCGCCCTCCCGCCCTGCTGGAGGCCACCGTCACCGACGGCAGCTCGACCATGGATCTGGTCATGTTCGGCAACCCCGGCCAGATGCGCCACCAGGCCGAGCAGCTCACCCCCGGCACCACCGTGCTGCTCAGCGGCAAGGTCGGCCTGCACCGCGGTCGCAGGCAGCTGGCCGTCTCCCGCATCCAGGTGCTTGACGAGCTGGACGACGTCGAACGCGAGGCGCTCCTCGCACGCCCCATGCCCATATATCCGGCCACCGAGGCGATGCCCTCCTGGCTGGTGGGCCGGGCCGTGCGCGCCGTCCTGGACCAGATCGAGCCGGACGACGTGCCCGAGCCGCTGCCCGAGCAGGTGCGCGCCGCCGAGCGCCTGGTGGACGCATACACCGCCTACAGGTGGGTCCACGCACCCGAGGAGGCCTCCCAGTGGCGGGCCGCCCGTCGCCGCCTGCGCCACGAGGAGGCCCTCGTGCTGCAAGCCGCCCTGGTGCAGCGGCGCGTCCAGCACGCCGCCGAGCACACCGCCGTCGCCTGGCCGATACCCGGAGAGAACTGCCTGCTGGCGGACCTGGACGCCTCCCTGCCGTACACGCTCACGGCCGGGCAAAGGCGCGTGGGCGCACAGATCGCCGATGCCCTGAACTCCACCACGCCGATGCAGATTCTGCTCCAGGGGGACGTCGGAAGCGGCAAGACCCTGGTCGCCCTGCGGGCCATGGCGCAGGTGGTCGGTGCCGGAGGGCAGGCCGCCCTGCTCGCCCCCACCGAGATCCTCGCGGCCCAGCACCGCGCCTCCCTGGAGGCCCTGCTTGGTCCGCTCGCGCGTGGGGGCATGCTCGGAGGCGCCGAGCACGCCATCCGCGTCCGGCTGCTGACCGGCTCCACTCCGGCCACTGAGCGTCGCAAGCTGCTCGCCGACCTCGCCGCCGGGGAGCCGACCATCGTGGTGGGCACCCATGCACTGCTGTCCCAAACCGTGCAGATCCCCTTCCTGGGGCTGATCGTCGTTGACGAGCAGCACCGCTTCGGCGTCGCCCAGCGTGACGCGTTGCGCGAGCGCGGTGGCGTCACCGACCCGGTCACCGGAGCCCAGCGCACCCCGCACCTGCTCGTAATGACTGCGACCCCCATTCCCCGCACCATCGCCATGACCGTCTTCGGGGACCTGGACACCGCCGTGCTGGATGAATCTCCCGGAGGCCGCAGCCCGATCACGACCTCCCTGGTGCCCTGGGAGCGTGAGCCCTGGGTGGAGCGCATCTGGAAGCGAGCCGCCGAGGAGGTCACCGCGGGCGGGCGCGTGTACGTGGTATGCCCGCGCATCGACGCCGACGCCGACGCCGGCCCTGAGGCCGGGGCCGAGCAGGACGAACCGGACCCGCCCGTGGATGCGCTCCTGGACACGGACGGCGAGCTCGTGGAGGAGACACGGCCGCTGGCCGCCGTCGTCGACTGGGCGCAACGCCTGGCCGACGAGCCGGCGCTCGCGGGTGTGGGCATCGGCACCCTGACCGGCCGGATGACTGCGGCTGAGAAGGACGCCGCCATGGCGGACTTCGCCTCCGGGCGCACGCCAGTGCTGGTATGCACCACTGTGGTGGAGGTCGGGGTGGACGTGCCGGAGGCCTCCATGATGGTCATACTCGACGCGGATCGCTTCGGCCTGTCCCAGCTGCACCAGTTGCGCGGGCGGGTGGGGCGCGGTGAGCACAAGTCCGTGTGCGTGGCGGTGACCGGGGTGGAGGTCGGGTCGCCCGCCTACCACCGGCTCAAGGCCTTCGGGGACATCAGCGACGGCTTTCAGCTGGCGGAGGCCGACCTGGAGCTGCGCAGCGAGGGGAATGTGCTCGGCGCCGCCCAGTCGGGCCGGCGCAGCGACCTGGACCTGCTGCGCGTGAGCCGTGACGGTGCGCTCATCGCCCGGGCGCGGGAGCAGGCGGAGGCGATCATCGGCGCCGATCCGAGGCTGGTCGAGCACCAGGACCTGGCGGCCGCCATCGCCGACCGCCTGGACGAGGAGGCCGGCGCCTACCTGGAGCGGTCCTGA
- a CDS encoding type II toxin-antitoxin system YoeB family toxin, producing the protein MRLVWDPSAWEDFRYWQMADRRVLKRINTLLAAALREPFAAGR; encoded by the coding sequence ATGAGGCTTGTATGGGACCCCTCCGCCTGGGAGGACTTCCGCTACTGGCAGATGGCCGACCGGCGCGTCCTGAAGCGCATCAACACGCTCCTGGCCGCAGCCCTGCGTGAGCCCTTCGCCGCAGGGCGATGA
- the rsmD gene encoding 16S rRNA (guanine(966)-N(2))-methyltransferase RsmD, translating into MTRIVAGSAGGRRIDVPAAGTRPTSERVREALFGRLEHYGVIADARVLDLCAGSGALGLEAASRGATDVTLVDASRRATHVCDANIRALGLRGVRSATAKVEAFLAGPAGAPVDLVMLDPPYDVDEATLAAMLAPLPRRQDPWLAPDAVVVVERSSRSPEPSWPAGLRRFSTRKYGETTLWFAEPDDGAPSNDDGAAADAEPAAH; encoded by the coding sequence ATGACCAGGATTGTGGCCGGGAGCGCCGGTGGGCGCCGGATCGACGTGCCCGCGGCCGGAACCCGCCCCACCTCCGAGCGCGTGCGCGAAGCCCTGTTCGGCCGGCTCGAGCACTACGGCGTCATCGCCGACGCGCGCGTACTGGACCTGTGCGCAGGCTCGGGGGCACTCGGCCTGGAGGCGGCCAGCCGCGGCGCCACCGACGTGACCCTGGTGGACGCCTCCCGCCGCGCCACCCACGTGTGCGACGCCAACATTCGCGCCCTCGGCCTGCGCGGGGTGCGCAGCGCCACCGCGAAGGTGGAGGCCTTCCTGGCCGGGCCGGCGGGTGCGCCCGTGGACCTGGTGATGCTCGATCCGCCCTACGACGTCGACGAGGCCACCCTGGCCGCGATGCTGGCGCCGCTGCCCCGCCGCCAGGACCCGTGGCTGGCGCCGGACGCGGTGGTGGTGGTCGAGCGCTCCTCGCGCTCCCCCGAGCCGTCCTGGCCCGCGGGCCTGCGCCGGTTCTCCACGCGCAAGTACGGGGAGACCACGCTCTGGTTCGCCGAGCCCGACGACGGCGCCCCTTCCAACGACGACGGCGCCGCGGCCGACGCAGAGCCCGCTGCGCACTGA